A region of Myxococcus stipitatus DSM 14675 DNA encodes the following proteins:
- a CDS encoding N-acetylmuramoyl-L-alanine amidase, with the protein MFNPIKRFVSNTLLRPLRDEPRPTPKPTPGASPSPRPDTFEPSKKSPTPSPSPGTPPPGYGTGTAPKGPAPLTPPSTDPSNPTPEMQVRPAKSDRYNDRPAGADIDTIVLHHTADGSDRNSLTTLTGDTDGQGVFKKGEQWLKDKKNGKVSSHYMIGKDGTIFQLVGDEKRAWHAGGGQLRDEKGKDVNDRSIGIEIVNEGDGKDGYTEAQYKALEKLVPYLAKRYDVPSGNVVGHKETNPQKKDPSENFDFGRIVRATEKKIQ; encoded by the coding sequence ATGTTCAATCCCATCAAGCGCTTCGTGAGCAACACCCTCCTGCGTCCGCTCAGGGATGAGCCGCGACCCACGCCGAAGCCGACGCCTGGCGCATCGCCTTCTCCGCGCCCCGACACCTTCGAGCCCTCGAAGAAGAGCCCCACGCCCTCCCCGAGCCCCGGCACTCCGCCTCCGGGCTACGGCACCGGGACGGCGCCCAAGGGCCCTGCGCCGCTGACGCCTCCGTCCACGGACCCGTCCAACCCGACGCCGGAGATGCAGGTGCGTCCCGCGAAGTCGGACCGCTACAACGACCGGCCCGCGGGTGCGGACATCGACACCATCGTCCTCCACCACACCGCCGACGGCTCCGACCGGAACAGCCTCACGACGCTCACCGGAGACACGGACGGGCAGGGCGTCTTCAAGAAGGGCGAGCAGTGGTTGAAGGACAAGAAGAACGGCAAGGTCAGCTCCCACTACATGATTGGGAAGGACGGGACCATCTTCCAGCTCGTCGGTGACGAGAAGCGCGCCTGGCATGCGGGTGGCGGACAGCTGCGCGACGAGAAGGGCAAGGATGTGAACGACCGTTCCATCGGCATCGAGATCGTCAACGAGGGCGACGGCAAGGACGGCTACACCGAGGCCCAGTACAAGGCGCTCGAGAAGCTCGTGCCGTACCTGGCCAAGCGCTACGACGTCCCCTCGGGCAACGTCGTGGGCCACAAGGAGACGAACCCGCAGAAGAAGGACCCGTCGGAGAACTTCGACTTCGGCCGCATCGTCCGCGCCACCGAGAAGAAGATCCAGTGA
- a CDS encoding SMI1/KNR4 family protein, whose amino-acid sequence MTTRYRLSRGRESCGIDVTGDRVSVSTRHGEETFACGTHREALTQARALVAARLSEGFAYVQRPQDPEAPRMQPASLGALRAHFQEHGPETFAEAISRGNTWLAELKSAGHSAALEVEFGECEQAVGQGRPVEPALLARVESELGFALPPSYRDFLSRVGSVSFLNAWSDATTPPEMLVSHSRSLMDRSHDFAWRASALFRGIESPRLLRVCDHHNGDDWFYVCDFRDAAGEAPLYLGYHEESELYQGPDPRELLELEHRGGGVAHSVAPLSTPLVSELTELFADAKVTQREKLAAIRGPLWPRLCAAEGDELSRALQVLKKGLGSPKLAADRDAALGALRRDGLAGDAPLPPRPTVAAAEVSSPPRKPAPRFARFEQWLSERVDLMIDEVHARIEARGTRRRS is encoded by the coding sequence ATGACCACACGTTATCGGCTCTCCCGGGGCAGGGAGTCCTGCGGCATCGACGTGACGGGTGACCGCGTCAGCGTCAGCACCCGCCACGGCGAGGAGACCTTCGCCTGTGGCACGCACCGCGAGGCGCTCACCCAGGCCCGGGCGCTCGTCGCGGCTCGGCTCTCCGAGGGCTTCGCCTACGTCCAACGTCCCCAGGACCCGGAGGCACCTCGGATGCAGCCCGCTTCGCTGGGGGCGCTCAGGGCGCACTTCCAGGAGCACGGCCCGGAGACCTTCGCCGAGGCCATCTCGCGTGGAAACACCTGGCTCGCCGAGCTGAAGTCGGCGGGCCACTCCGCCGCGCTGGAGGTGGAGTTCGGCGAATGTGAGCAGGCGGTGGGGCAGGGCCGTCCCGTCGAGCCCGCCTTGCTCGCGCGAGTCGAGAGCGAGCTCGGCTTCGCGCTTCCTCCGTCCTACCGTGACTTCCTTTCACGGGTTGGAAGTGTGTCGTTCCTGAACGCGTGGTCGGATGCGACGACTCCGCCCGAGATGCTGGTCTCGCACTCCCGCTCGCTGATGGACCGGAGTCATGACTTCGCCTGGCGGGCGAGTGCGCTGTTCCGTGGCATCGAGTCGCCTCGCCTGCTGCGAGTCTGCGACCACCACAACGGCGATGACTGGTTCTACGTCTGTGACTTCCGCGATGCCGCAGGCGAAGCGCCGCTCTACCTCGGGTATCACGAGGAGTCGGAGCTGTATCAGGGCCCCGACCCTCGGGAGTTGCTGGAGCTGGAGCACAGGGGCGGCGGCGTGGCTCATTCCGTGGCTCCACTGTCGACCCCGCTCGTGTCGGAGCTCACGGAGTTGTTCGCGGATGCGAAGGTGACTCAGCGCGAGAAGCTCGCGGCCATCCGGGGGCCGCTCTGGCCTCGCCTGTGCGCGGCGGAAGGTGACGAACTCTCGCGGGCCCTGCAGGTGCTGAAGAAGGGGCTTGGGTCTCCGAAGCTCGCCGCGGACAGGGACGCCGCGCTCGGAGCGCTGCGTCGGGATGGATTGGCGGGGGACGCGCCGCTGCCTCCTCGCCCCACGGTCGCCGCGGCGGAGGTGTCGTCACCGCCTCGCAAGCCCGCTCCTCGGTTCGCGCGCTTCGAGCAATGGCTCAGCGAGCGCGTGGACCTGATGATTGACGAAGTGCATGCGCGCATCGAGGCGCGGGGGACTCGGCGGAGATCGTGA
- a CDS encoding reverse transcriptase family protein, giving the protein MDLVSLLLELKPLMEDPEANFQRITELLERHQGLAEYEVARFYVSRHWSETVSRRLGSVDPRERLEAVRLIPLLFPRVSAAGQLRRRVKDPDSRVGSCARAAVKKMGLADVSLPDSRIAPPRRPSPRAQGGWNPTGWNFGLFPGLRATPVKRKPADTPVLPELRTREDVAKLVGVEPSELEALMRPGSGPGAGYVEFETPKRSGGVRRICAPRARLKAAQRALLEGLLARMPTHEAVHGFVSGRSPVTNARAHVGNQVVVRVDVEDFFPSVHYRRVKGLFESHGYNEEVASTLAGLTTWRPRLPDGTVVWPGVLPQGAPTSPAIANLVCRRLDARLHALAKKAGGQYTRYADDLSFSFAKPPERMGRFLWWVNAILQQEGFAENSAKRRVMRQGGRQRVTGLTVNQQVAIPRDDRRRFKAILANCRKHGVESQARGRADFPAWLEGYAAYVRMVHPELGERWQREVKELLGR; this is encoded by the coding sequence ATGGACCTGGTCTCACTCCTCCTCGAGCTCAAGCCCCTGATGGAGGACCCGGAGGCGAACTTCCAGCGCATCACGGAGTTGCTGGAGCGACACCAGGGCCTCGCCGAGTACGAGGTGGCCCGCTTCTACGTCAGCCGCCACTGGAGCGAGACGGTCTCGCGGAGGCTCGGGAGCGTGGACCCCCGCGAGCGGTTGGAGGCCGTGCGCCTCATCCCCTTGCTCTTCCCGCGAGTCTCCGCCGCGGGCCAGCTCCGCCGCCGGGTGAAGGACCCCGACTCCCGCGTGGGCTCCTGCGCGCGCGCCGCCGTGAAGAAGATGGGGTTGGCGGATGTCTCGCTCCCCGACTCGCGCATCGCGCCTCCGCGCCGCCCGAGCCCCCGCGCCCAGGGCGGGTGGAACCCCACGGGCTGGAACTTCGGCCTCTTCCCAGGGCTGCGCGCCACCCCCGTGAAGCGCAAGCCCGCGGACACGCCGGTGCTGCCGGAGCTGCGCACCCGCGAGGACGTGGCGAAGCTGGTGGGCGTGGAGCCCTCGGAGCTGGAGGCGCTGATGCGTCCGGGCTCCGGCCCCGGCGCGGGCTACGTGGAGTTCGAGACCCCCAAGCGCTCCGGAGGCGTGCGCCGCATCTGCGCCCCTCGCGCCAGGCTCAAGGCCGCGCAGCGGGCCCTGCTCGAAGGGTTGCTCGCGCGCATGCCCACGCACGAGGCGGTGCACGGCTTCGTGTCCGGCCGCTCCCCCGTGACGAATGCCCGGGCCCACGTCGGCAACCAGGTGGTGGTGCGCGTGGACGTGGAGGACTTCTTCCCCTCCGTGCACTACCGCCGGGTGAAGGGCCTCTTCGAGTCGCATGGCTACAACGAGGAGGTCGCGTCCACGCTCGCGGGCCTCACCACCTGGCGGCCTCGGCTGCCGGACGGCACCGTGGTGTGGCCGGGGGTGTTGCCGCAAGGCGCGCCGACGTCGCCCGCCATCGCCAACCTCGTCTGCCGCCGCCTGGATGCGCGACTGCATGCCCTCGCGAAGAAGGCCGGAGGTCAGTACACGCGCTACGCGGATGACCTGTCCTTCTCCTTCGCGAAGCCCCCGGAGCGGATGGGCCGCTTCCTCTGGTGGGTGAACGCCATCCTCCAGCAGGAGGGCTTCGCGGAGAACAGCGCCAAGCGCCGCGTCATGCGACAGGGCGGACGCCAGCGGGTGACGGGCCTCACCGTCAACCAGCAGGTCGCCATCCCCCGAGACGACCGCCGCCGCTTCAAGGCCATCCTCGCCAACTGCCGCAAGCACGGCGTGGAGTCCCAGGCGCGAGGCCGCGCGGACTTCCCCGCGTGGCTGGAGGGCTATGCCGCCTACGTGCGCATGGTGCACCCCGAGCTGGGGGAGCGCTGGCAGCGTGAGGTGAAGGAGCTGCTGGGAAGATGA
- a CDS encoding endo-1,C4-beta-glucanase, translated as MQGRKMWSGVIAVMVAGAAAANVVILNPGEVRGQVSFGSRPLSSFSLELRSGEGLTTDKGFSSSPYSMPVESGQSYQPRLRARLDHPAGMTSLLDVARWSVVPVDNQTGPSTLDFVYPTPFDITASLTVMGGSIERYELSAAANGPQENYWATAAHDLGGSPSSVTRVFPMIPTNQVNVVGRVFLRTSSGTQVIRSLGVQTINLLAGQNTVSWVVDLSNTGHLAGTLDIDPGAPVSFHKLFFKGVGTLEGPGPSGDIQLSARAPYNLELPPGLYDVYLRTYYLPDNQSSDSKAHRVTITTGGTTSLNFSDPLGAAQVPLLISGLLSNADLTQARMFLARHDLLASVHTEAESTTLTNGRLEFLLPHGDWKRERISLSFIDDTQPAAPLNAWVHRSYHTGTPPPVTVPAFSTVSFSTELIPLVRTRLYFDVRESSATAPEILFTYPSVSLLRTHYAPGNGGRWESSAKSTGSGTPKSLSSVTLIAEPGTYNLHATANIDGASIEFANQNITIAEPTLTPPGSNVSVTPISRTDLQVNVTFPTVSGGGLTTVVESPLAPELPQGLKSFCADGASAEGIDCTPLFYDIDTTAQFTQATVCIRRKLQGTNALAQFLRLYHYDKDAPPSGQWEELPPPPGQEPAFDCSEDPAACGCISEAACGINPAAEPPVTVIRVCGVTTGFSPFAVAAKPVSFTNTVNGVEYTGPTGPPALQTWTAEGSGMYRITATGASGASAAAGLAGGCGAKVSGVFTLQANDTLHMLVGQKGTATTYSAGGGGGSFVTLNGGPLLIAGGGGGLRSGALVPGRNGSTGTAGTAGSTNSSYASGFIAGGTNGLGGTRGVAYGSGGGGWSGNGASDGTYGEGGFSFQSGGKGGAGKTCGGLAHGGYGGGGAGNGCYGGGGGGGYSGGGGGRVGGGGGSLNTGTLPKQAEGECTPNGHGFITIEPVAP; from the coding sequence ATGCAAGGCAGGAAGATGTGGTCAGGCGTCATCGCGGTGATGGTGGCGGGAGCCGCCGCCGCCAACGTGGTGATTCTCAATCCCGGGGAGGTCAGAGGCCAGGTCTCCTTCGGCTCGCGGCCTTTGAGTTCCTTCTCCCTGGAGCTCAGGTCCGGGGAAGGTCTCACCACGGACAAGGGCTTCAGCAGCAGTCCCTACTCCATGCCCGTGGAGAGTGGTCAATCCTATCAACCCAGGCTTCGCGCCCGGCTCGACCATCCGGCTGGGATGACGTCGCTGCTCGACGTGGCCCGCTGGAGCGTCGTCCCTGTCGACAACCAGACCGGCCCGTCGACGCTGGACTTCGTCTATCCGACGCCCTTCGACATCACCGCCTCGCTCACGGTGATGGGAGGGAGCATCGAGCGATATGAGCTCTCCGCGGCCGCGAACGGCCCTCAGGAGAACTATTGGGCGACAGCCGCCCATGACCTCGGTGGCTCGCCGTCCTCCGTCACGCGCGTGTTCCCCATGATTCCCACGAACCAGGTCAACGTCGTCGGCAGGGTCTTCCTGCGCACGAGCTCGGGGACCCAGGTGATTCGCTCCTTGGGGGTCCAGACCATCAACCTGCTCGCGGGGCAGAACACCGTGAGCTGGGTCGTCGACCTCAGCAACACGGGACATCTCGCGGGCACCCTCGACATCGACCCGGGTGCTCCGGTCTCCTTCCACAAGCTCTTCTTCAAGGGAGTCGGGACCTTGGAGGGCCCGGGTCCCTCGGGGGACATCCAGCTCTCCGCCAGGGCCCCCTACAACCTCGAGCTGCCCCCGGGCCTCTACGACGTGTATCTGCGCACCTACTACCTGCCAGACAACCAGTCGTCGGACTCGAAGGCGCACCGGGTCACCATCACGACCGGAGGGACGACGTCGCTGAACTTCTCCGACCCGCTGGGCGCCGCCCAGGTCCCGCTGCTCATCAGCGGCCTGCTCTCCAACGCGGACCTCACCCAGGCCCGGATGTTCCTCGCGAGGCATGACCTGCTCGCGAGCGTCCACACCGAAGCCGAGAGCACCACCCTGACGAATGGCAGGCTCGAGTTCCTGCTGCCGCATGGTGACTGGAAACGCGAGCGAATCTCCCTGTCCTTCATCGATGACACCCAGCCGGCCGCCCCGCTCAATGCCTGGGTCCACCGGAGCTACCACACGGGCACGCCGCCGCCGGTCACCGTGCCGGCGTTCTCGACGGTGAGCTTCAGCACCGAGCTGATTCCGCTCGTCAGGACCCGGCTCTACTTCGACGTGCGGGAGTCGAGCGCCACGGCCCCGGAGATTCTCTTCACCTACCCGTCCGTGTCCCTTCTGCGCACGCACTACGCACCGGGGAATGGAGGCCGCTGGGAGTCCTCCGCGAAGTCGACGGGGTCCGGGACCCCCAAGAGCCTCTCGTCGGTGACGCTCATCGCGGAGCCGGGCACCTACAACCTCCATGCGACCGCGAACATCGACGGCGCCTCCATCGAGTTCGCGAACCAGAACATCACCATCGCCGAGCCGACGCTGACGCCGCCCGGCTCGAACGTGTCCGTCACGCCCATCAGCCGGACGGACCTCCAGGTGAACGTGACGTTCCCCACGGTGTCGGGCGGCGGGCTCACCACGGTGGTCGAGTCCCCGCTGGCGCCGGAGCTTCCCCAGGGACTGAAGTCCTTCTGCGCCGATGGAGCGAGTGCGGAGGGAATCGACTGCACGCCGCTCTTCTATGACATCGACACCACCGCGCAGTTCACCCAGGCGACGGTGTGCATCCGCAGGAAGCTCCAGGGCACCAATGCCCTCGCGCAGTTCCTGCGGCTCTATCACTACGACAAGGACGCTCCGCCCTCCGGTCAGTGGGAGGAATTGCCTCCGCCCCCAGGCCAGGAGCCCGCGTTCGACTGCAGCGAAGACCCCGCGGCGTGTGGCTGCATCTCCGAGGCCGCGTGCGGCATCAACCCCGCCGCGGAGCCTCCCGTCACCGTCATTCGCGTCTGCGGTGTCACCACCGGCTTCTCGCCCTTCGCCGTCGCCGCGAAGCCCGTGTCCTTCACCAACACGGTGAACGGCGTGGAGTACACGGGGCCCACCGGACCGCCGGCCTTGCAGACGTGGACGGCGGAAGGCAGCGGCATGTATCGCATCACCGCCACGGGGGCGAGCGGCGCGAGCGCGGCTGCGGGCCTGGCGGGCGGCTGTGGCGCCAAGGTCAGCGGTGTCTTCACGCTCCAGGCCAACGACACCCTGCACATGCTCGTGGGCCAGAAGGGCACCGCGACGACGTACAGCGCGGGCGGTGGCGGTGGCTCCTTCGTGACGTTGAATGGAGGTCCGCTCCTCATCGCGGGCGGTGGTGGCGGCCTTCGCTCGGGCGCGCTCGTCCCCGGACGCAACGGCAGCACGGGGACGGCGGGCACCGCGGGCTCGACGAACTCCAGCTACGCGTCTGGCTTCATCGCGGGTGGGACGAATGGACTGGGCGGCACGCGGGGCGTCGCCTACGGCTCCGGAGGCGGTGGCTGGTCCGGCAACGGCGCCTCGGACGGGACCTACGGCGAGGGGGGCTTCTCGTTCCAGTCCGGAGGCAAGGGCGGCGCGGGCAAGACCTGCGGTGGCCTGGCGCACGGCGGCTACGGCGGTGGTGGCGCGGGTAACGGCTGCTACGGCGGTGGCGGCGGCGGTGGCTACTCCGGCGGCGGTGGAGGCCGCGTGGGTGGTGGCGGTGGCTCGCTGAACACCGGCACCCTGCCCAAGCAGGCCGAAGGCGAGTGCACGCCGAACGGCCACGGCTTCATCACCATCGAGCCCGTGGCCCCGTAG
- a CDS encoding M23 family metallopeptidase, with protein MRQQEAPDDAANPNIAVPPGMGHYCSMLWRGDRWALEWEPSSKSDPCGRLRDQQAEGRVAHAGLYSTHGLNNVVMRCRNGVDYWRGVGAGPLKSAVDEALASQRRGCVFTVAPDALPLFDSPFSASTRIQGHFPGGFDFAQGDVTVDVNGFDQPGLANAHIVESHGIDMSNTVAVNDHDGHDWTVPTGTPVLSVADGVVLLARDRKVPCESPIQKEVYIQHIVGSGEYEERFVTYYAHVDSYSVVAGQRVKKGQVIGLSGETGCAGGPHLHLAVTRLTNTASEYRRAYSIPSTDHPPMTSNIEPYGWEAPRGFDPWGWMNYPSGALSIDLWNPGQAPAR; from the coding sequence GTGCGCCAGCAGGAGGCGCCCGATGACGCCGCGAATCCGAACATCGCCGTGCCGCCGGGCATGGGGCACTACTGCAGCATGCTCTGGCGCGGTGACCGCTGGGCGTTGGAGTGGGAGCCCTCCTCGAAGTCGGACCCGTGTGGTCGCCTGCGCGACCAGCAGGCCGAAGGCCGTGTCGCGCATGCCGGCCTCTACTCCACCCACGGCCTGAACAACGTCGTCATGCGGTGCCGGAATGGGGTCGACTACTGGAGAGGGGTGGGCGCTGGTCCCCTGAAGTCCGCCGTCGACGAAGCCCTGGCGAGTCAGCGCAGGGGGTGTGTGTTCACCGTCGCGCCGGATGCGCTGCCCCTCTTCGATTCGCCCTTCTCGGCGAGCACGAGGATCCAGGGCCATTTCCCGGGGGGCTTCGACTTCGCGCAGGGAGACGTCACGGTCGACGTCAACGGCTTCGACCAGCCGGGGCTGGCGAATGCGCACATCGTGGAGTCCCACGGCATCGACATGTCGAACACGGTGGCTGTCAATGACCATGACGGCCACGACTGGACCGTGCCCACGGGCACGCCCGTTCTCTCCGTGGCGGATGGTGTCGTCCTGCTCGCCCGGGACCGGAAGGTGCCCTGCGAATCTCCCATCCAGAAGGAGGTCTACATCCAACACATCGTCGGTTCGGGCGAGTACGAGGAGCGGTTCGTGACCTACTACGCCCACGTGGACTCCTACTCCGTCGTGGCCGGGCAGCGCGTCAAGAAAGGGCAGGTCATCGGCTTGTCCGGTGAGACGGGGTGCGCGGGGGGCCCTCACTTGCATCTGGCCGTGACGCGCCTGACGAACACCGCGTCGGAGTACCGCCGTGCCTACTCCATCCCGAGCACGGACCACCCGCCCATGACGAGCAACATCGAGCCCTATGGATGGGAGGCTCCGCGGGGCTTCGACCCGTGGGGCTGGATGAACTATCCGAGTGGCGCTCTCAGCATCGACCTCTGGAACCCCGGGCAGGCACCCGCGCGTTAG
- a CDS encoding HEAT repeat domain-containing protein, with the protein MLDMDPAPVRLLDEDVTVRREAAGAVDSAVLAGRYALRQALLTDEDAEVRAISARRLGDARDARFVPALLEALEDVMPLVRERAWRALARLGAEALGPRASRAVREEPAWWVRRAAIRAAASVVGAGAVEVLLAALEDPFWRVRHAAVQALSWLGEGNESLRRRVREVAAKPEQARGPMRSAVAWLELEWGTEAQASPLGEVRHGEGASIGQRFSSEGLALGASMASEDPAVTTARLEARAAESLSAREWVEWLGDPHEPLRVLARRRLRERKDPEAMRLALHWLDEPRVPHAQDEARALLERLVVDEVDLAERILAAPPRPGALAWAARIAVKHDQARLLEQVRSLAAHSGVGVRRAVISALVYDPNSRGLALSALADADEGVRAEVITAWERRPRSQAAAEDFARALVEFAPRAASVRERRAVAMAAAFLELPEPLFLASRDEDLAVRAVALRALATLDLLTETERQHAESHEDPWLRAAVLDMDSALRVCIEDPDASLRRLGLELALSNERMNEDEAPAVALACVHSPDPWVRARAAEHLDPERDEAELRALLHLSRDTAPMVRMAAASPLEACASLETRLDALLHEAHAPAHSENAEDLRIAAWTWRLRHADADSFTRLLEGLRGSIEPPRVATHLRALTLTFPDALFTAEPELAQLRPTAPARPRARPATRPVPPSRASSRPLGETGLSVSPLVLSGAHLTSREPFFEAREAGINTFFWEPRYAALTQFLRAGRGLRDASVIVAGTYHSGAGALRRDVEGALRRLRTSWLDVFLLFWVRAPERLSDEDFAELERLRAEGKLRAFGFSTHLRDLARDALTRHRWPVVMTRHSAAHPGAETAFFPEAQRQGTGVLTFTTTCYGRLLRPVPGAPPDAPLPSAVDCYRYSLSQPGVSASLTAPRNRRELLHNLDVLSRPWMEPDALAVMRAHGERVRAQGRRLDTLVRRAPGGPREALLALMEEDEPSELDTLPSS; encoded by the coding sequence ATGCTCGATATGGACCCGGCCCCCGTGAGGCTGCTGGATGAGGACGTCACGGTGCGGCGCGAGGCGGCGGGCGCCGTGGACTCGGCGGTGCTCGCCGGGCGCTATGCGCTGAGACAGGCCCTGCTCACAGACGAGGACGCGGAGGTGCGAGCCATCTCCGCGCGCCGGCTGGGAGATGCCCGGGACGCGCGCTTCGTCCCCGCGCTGCTCGAGGCGCTCGAGGATGTGATGCCGCTGGTGCGAGAGCGTGCGTGGCGCGCGCTGGCTCGGCTGGGAGCGGAGGCGCTGGGGCCTCGGGCTTCGCGCGCGGTGCGGGAAGAGCCCGCCTGGTGGGTGCGACGCGCGGCGATTCGGGCCGCGGCTTCGGTGGTGGGTGCGGGGGCGGTGGAGGTGTTGCTGGCGGCATTGGAGGACCCGTTCTGGCGTGTGCGCCATGCGGCGGTGCAGGCGCTCAGCTGGCTGGGGGAGGGGAACGAGTCGCTTCGGCGGCGCGTACGCGAGGTGGCGGCGAAGCCGGAGCAGGCGCGAGGGCCGATGCGCTCGGCGGTCGCGTGGCTGGAGCTGGAGTGGGGGACCGAGGCGCAGGCGTCGCCGTTGGGGGAGGTTCGTCACGGTGAAGGGGCCTCCATCGGGCAGCGGTTCTCGTCCGAGGGCCTGGCGCTCGGAGCCTCGATGGCCAGTGAGGACCCCGCTGTGACCACCGCGCGTCTGGAGGCTCGGGCAGCCGAGTCCCTGTCCGCGCGGGAGTGGGTGGAGTGGCTGGGGGATCCGCACGAACCGCTGCGCGTGCTCGCGCGTCGGCGGCTTCGTGAGCGCAAGGACCCGGAGGCGATGCGCCTGGCGTTGCATTGGCTCGATGAGCCTCGGGTTCCTCATGCCCAGGACGAGGCCCGTGCGCTGCTCGAGCGGCTCGTCGTGGATGAAGTGGACCTCGCGGAGCGCATCCTCGCGGCGCCGCCCAGACCGGGTGCGTTGGCGTGGGCCGCGCGCATCGCGGTGAAGCACGACCAGGCGCGACTGCTCGAGCAGGTTCGGAGTCTCGCGGCGCACTCCGGAGTGGGAGTCCGCCGCGCGGTCATCTCGGCGCTGGTCTACGACCCGAACAGTCGAGGGCTGGCGTTGAGCGCCCTGGCTGACGCCGACGAGGGTGTCCGTGCGGAGGTCATCACGGCGTGGGAGCGCCGTCCTCGCTCGCAGGCCGCCGCCGAGGACTTCGCCCGGGCGCTGGTGGAGTTCGCGCCGCGCGCCGCATCGGTTCGGGAGCGTCGGGCCGTTGCGATGGCCGCGGCCTTCCTGGAGCTGCCCGAGCCCCTCTTCCTGGCTTCGAGGGATGAAGACCTCGCGGTGCGCGCAGTGGCCTTGCGGGCCTTGGCGACACTCGACTTGCTGACGGAGACCGAGCGGCAGCACGCCGAGTCCCACGAAGACCCGTGGCTGCGTGCCGCGGTCTTGGATATGGACAGCGCCCTCCGGGTTTGCATCGAGGACCCCGACGCGAGTCTTCGGCGTCTGGGCCTGGAGCTCGCGCTCTCGAACGAGCGGATGAACGAGGACGAAGCGCCTGCTGTCGCGCTCGCGTGTGTCCATTCGCCAGACCCCTGGGTCCGAGCGCGGGCGGCGGAGCATCTCGACCCCGAGCGCGATGAGGCGGAGCTGCGTGCCTTGCTCCACTTGTCACGTGACACCGCGCCCATGGTGCGCATGGCGGCGGCGTCTCCGCTGGAGGCATGCGCTTCGCTCGAGACGCGGCTGGACGCGTTGCTTCATGAAGCGCATGCCCCCGCTCACTCGGAGAACGCCGAGGACCTGCGCATCGCCGCATGGACCTGGCGCCTGCGCCACGCGGATGCCGACTCCTTCACCCGGCTCCTCGAGGGTCTTCGTGGCTCCATCGAGCCTCCCCGCGTCGCCACCCACCTCCGGGCCCTGACCCTGACGTTCCCCGACGCGCTCTTCACCGCCGAGCCCGAGCTCGCGCAGCTTCGCCCCACCGCTCCCGCCCGGCCCCGCGCGCGGCCCGCCACGAGGCCCGTGCCTCCATCCCGCGCCTCCTCACGGCCCCTCGGCGAGACGGGGCTCAGCGTGTCTCCCCTCGTCCTCTCGGGCGCGCACCTCACGTCGCGCGAGCCCTTCTTCGAGGCGCGGGAAGCCGGCATCAACACCTTCTTCTGGGAGCCTCGCTACGCCGCGTTGACCCAGTTCCTCCGCGCGGGCCGAGGACTCCGCGACGCGTCCGTCATCGTCGCGGGCACCTACCACTCCGGCGCGGGGGCGTTGCGGCGCGACGTGGAGGGCGCGCTCCGCCGCCTGCGCACCTCCTGGCTCGATGTCTTCCTCCTCTTCTGGGTCCGCGCCCCCGAGCGTCTCTCCGACGAGGACTTCGCCGAACTCGAGCGCCTGCGCGCCGAAGGCAAGCTGCGCGCCTTCGGCTTCTCCACGCACCTGAGAGACCTCGCGCGCGACGCCCTGACGCGCCACCGCTGGCCCGTGGTGATGACCCGCCACAGCGCCGCGCACCCCGGCGCGGAGACCGCCTTCTTCCCCGAGGCCCAGCGCCAGGGCACCGGCGTGCTCACCTTCACCACGACCTGCTACGGCCGACTCCTCCGCCCGGTGCCCGGAGCTCCGCCCGACGCGCCGCTCCCCTCCGCCGTGGACTGCTATCGCTATTCGCTGTCCCAGCCCGGCGTGAGCGCCAGCCTCACCGCCCCGCGCAACCGCCGCGAGCTCCTGCACAACCTCGACGTGCTCTCCCGTCCCTGGATGGAGCCCGATGCCCTGGCCGTGATGCGGGCCCACGGCGAGCGCGTGCGCGCCCAGGGACGGCGGCTGGACACCCTGGTGCGTCGCGCGCCCGGGGGGCCTCGCGAGGCCCTGCTCGCCCTGATGGAAGAAGATGAGCCCTCCGAGCTCGACACACTTCCTTCATCCTGA